The genome window CATGAACCCCTGCGGCTCGACCGACGCGGCCTGGTCGCTGCCCCACATGGCCCGGTCCAGCGTGATGTGGCGCTCGATCATGCACGCGCCCAGCGAGACCGCCGCGACCGTCGTGGAGAGCCCGACCTCGTGGCCCGAGTAGCCGACGGGGCAGCCGAACTCGCGGCGCAGCGTGTCGATCATGCGCAGGTTCAGCTCCTCGAGCTTGGACGGGTACGTGCTGGTGCAATGCAGCAGCACCAGCTCCTGCGCGCCGAGCACCTGGACCGCGTGGGCGATCTGCTCCATGGTGCTCATGCCGGTGGAGAGGATGACCGGCCGGCCGGTGGCGCGCATGTGCCGCAGCAGCGCGTCGTCGGTCAGCGAGGCCGAGGCGACCTTGTAGCACGGCGGCTGGAACCGGTCGATGAAGTCCACCGAGGCCTGGTCCCAGCACGAGGCGAACCACGCGATGCCGCGCTCGCGGCAGTACGCGTCGATGGCCTCGTACTGCGCCGGCCCGAACTCGAGCCCGCGCTTGAGGTCCCCATTCGTCTTGCCGAAGGGGTTCTCGCGCGCCCGCGCCAGCTCCTCGGTCGAGTAGACCACGTCCACCGTCCGCTTCTGGAACTTGACCGCGTCGGCGCCGGCGAGCACGCTGGCGTCGATCAGGCGCTTGCACAGCTCCAGGTCCCCGTTGTGGTTGATGCCGATCTCGGCCACGATGAACGTCGGCTCGCCCGGGCCCACCCCCCGGTCCCCGATCCGCACTGTCGTCATATTGCCTCCTGCTGTTCCATCCTCAGGGCGAGGCGGCCACGGCCGCCGTCCCTGCGCCCACCGCCGCCCGGTACCGGTTGAACTCGGCCAGCGGCACCGGCCGCCGGTCCACCGCGCTGCGGTAACACGCTTCCAATACGTACACGGCCGCCGCACCGGTCGCCAGCGGCGTCTCGACCGCGGCCGGGTCGTCCTGCTCCACCGCGCGGATGAACTCCCGCAGC of Gemmatimonadales bacterium contains these proteins:
- a CDS encoding N-acetylneuraminate synthase family protein → MTTVRIGDRGVGPGEPTFIVAEIGINHNGDLELCKRLIDASVLAGADAVKFQKRTVDVVYSTEELARARENPFGKTNGDLKRGLEFGPAQYEAIDAYCRERGIAWFASCWDQASVDFIDRFQPPCYKVASASLTDDALLRHMRATGRPVILSTGMSTMEQIAHAVQVLGAQELVLLHCTSTYPSKLEELNLRMIDTLRREFGCPVGYSGHEVGLSTTVAAVSLGACMIERHITLDRAMWGSDQAASVEPQGFM